The window GGGTCCTGGAAGATCATCTGGACGTGGCGGCGCAACGGCTTGAGTTCGCGGTTGGACATCTTGGCGATGTCTTGGCCGTCGAAGATCATCGAGCCCGCGGTAGGGGTGTAAAGACGGGTGATCAGCCGGCCGGTCGTCGACTTGCCGCACCCTGACTCCCCCACCAGACCCAGTGAGCCACCCTCGGGCACCTCGAATGAGATCCCGTCGACAGCCTGCACGTGCCCGATCGTGCGCCGGATCAGCCCTTGCGACTTCACCGGGAAGTACATCTTCAGGTTGTCGACCGTCAGCACCGGCTTGGCATCAGGGTCAAGGGCTGTGGGCGCATTTCCCGATCCTGCGAGTTCCTCGAAGGACTCCGGGCCTACGCCTGCCTCGTGCTGTTGCGTGACGTCGTCGGGAAGTTCGCGAGACGTCTCCTCGGTCGCCTCCTGCTCACGAGTGGAGATGGGAGCTTCAAAGATCTCGTCCGGCTGATCGGTGCGTTCGGTCATCGGCTCTGCTCCTCGACGAGGTCAGGGGCGATCTCGGGAAGCACGTCTCGCCGATAGATCGCGTCGGGATTGGGCAGGTGACACCGCTTCAGATGACCGGCGCCGGTCGTCGGCAGCAGGTCAGGCAGCGTCGTGGCGCACAGATTGCCGGCCACCTCGTCCTTGTAGACGCACCGCGGGTGGAAGGCGCAACCGGACGGAGGGCTCAGCAGGCTCGGCGGGTTGCCAGGGATGGGGATCAGGCGGGCATTGGGGTCCGAGGACACGTCGGCGACGCTGCCCAGGAGTCCCCAGGTGTACGGCATCTCGGGTTGCGTCAACAGCGTCTTGGTCGCGCCCTTCTCCACGCAACGCCCGGCGTACATCACCAGCACGTCGTCGGCCATCTCGGCGATCACACCGAGATCGTGGGTGATGATCACCACGGCCGAGTTGAACTCACGCTGGAGGTCTTGGAGCAGGTCGAGGATCTGCGCCTGGACCGTCACGTCGAGGGCGGTCGTCGGCTCGTCGGCGATCAGCAGCGACGGGTCGTTGATCAGGCCCATCGCGATCATCGCCCGCTGACGCATACCGCCGGAGAACTGGTGCGGGAAGTCGTCCACGCGTCGGTCCGGCTGCGGGATGCCCACGCGGTCGAGCATGTCGATGGCCTTGCGTCGGGCATCACGCTTGGAGGCCTTGGGGTGGTGCACGAGGTACGCCTCCGCCAACTGCGCACCCACCTTGTAGAAGGGGTGCAGTGCCGCCAGCGCATCTTGGAAGATCATCGCCATCGCGTTGCCGCGCAACTTGCGCATGCCGGACTCACCGAGGCCGACGATCTCCTGGCCTCCCACCCGGATCGAGCCGGTGATCCGGCTGGATTTCGGCGTCGTGCAGGCCCAGCACCGCCATGCTGGACACCGACTTGCCGGAGCCGGACTCGCCCACGATGCCCAGCGTCTTGCCGAGTTCGAGGGAATAGCTCAACCCCGTGACCGCGGACACCAGACCGTCCTCGGTGGGGAACCTGACGGTGAGATCCTCGACGACGAGGAAAGGTTCGCCGTCTGGGGACGAGTGGCGAGCCACAGGAGTCTCGGTCACGACAGCCTCACTCGCGGGTCGAGGATCGAATAGATCACGTCGACGATCAGGTTGGACAAGATCAGCACGGCTGCGCTGAAGAGGGCAGTGGCCGACACTACCGGCAGGTCCTTGCTGGTGACGGCTTGCAGACTCCAATAGCCGATGCCGTTGATGCCGAAGATCTTCTCGGTGAAGATCGTGCCCGCCAACAAGGTGCCGAACTCGATGCCGAAGATGGTCACGACCGGCACCAGCGCGGAGCGTAAGGCGTGTTTGTAGACGACCGTACGGGTGGGTAGTCCCTTGGCCTTGGCGGTGCGGATGTAATCCTCGCTCAGGGTCTCGACCATCGAACCGCGCGCATAACGGGTATAGGTCGTACAGCCGAAGATGCCCAGACAGATCCAGGCGAGCAGCAGGCCGGAGAACCACGGCCAGGGATTGCTCAACTTGAAGTCGTTGTAGCCCGGGTTGCCGATCAGCGGCGCCTCCCATTTCAAGGTGAGGAAGAGCCAGGTCAACAGGGCGAACAAGTAATAGGGAACAGAGCTGACGACCAGGAAGCTCGACACCAGCAGTTTGTCCCCGAGGGTGCCTCGTCTTCGCGCTGCTGCGATGCCGATGGGAATGCCGAGGGCCAGGTAGAGGAACGATCCGCCGATGGCGACGGAGAAGGTGGCCGGCAGGCGCTCCTTCATCTCCGAGAAGACCGGCTGGGCCGTGCGGTAGCTGTAACCCAGACAGGGGGCCGCACAGGGCTTGACATTGCCGGGACCGAACTCGATCTCACGCCCGACGAACACGCCCTTCATGTACTTGCCGTATTCGTCGACCCAGGAGTTGTTGAAGCCCATCGCCTCTTCGAAACGTTGCAGCCGCTCGGGCGTACAGCGGTTGCTGGTCTCGCGGTCGCAGATCGGCTGGGCCGGTGACGCGGGTCCGTACCAGAAGAGCAAGAAGATGCTCAGCGAAACGAGGAACAGCACGACGGTGCCGGCCAGAAGTCGCTTCACGATGTAGGCGAACAACTGCTTACCTCCACTCGGGGTCCCGCAACATTAGAGGGGTACGGGTTGGGTCAAGGCTGGCCAGTGGGGGCCTTCGGATTCCGAAGACCCCCACCGACTCAGATGTTGCTAGACACTCTGTCGAGTGTGATGAGCACGAGGCTCATCACTTCATGACGTAGAGGTCCTTGTAGTTGGGCGCACCGAGCGCACCGTCACCGGTCGGGTTGCCGATCTTCTCACCGAAGGTGAACAGGTCGTTGCGGAACGCGGTCGGGATGATCGGCAGGTACTCGGTGCCGACCTTCTCGTCCAGGTCACCCCAGGCAGCAGCCTGGTCCTCGAGCGGCATGGTGTAGATCGCGTCCATAGCGTCGTCGATCTCCGCCTCCGAGAATTGGGCGGTGTTGTAGACGGCGCCGGTCTTGATCAGCGGCGGGAGCATGGTGGAGCCCGACGGCCAGTCCGAGCACCAGTTCACGCCACGCAGGTTGAGCTTCTTGTTGATCTTGTTGTCGGGGTCGAGCCAGTAGGAGTACGGCGACTCGGTCTCCGGGATCGGGTAGCCCTTCACCGAGAAGCCACCCTCCTCCAGGCCCTTCTTGATCTGCTCGAAGGACGCCTTGGCCAGGCTCTCCTCGGAGTAGAGCATCTCGATCTGGTAGTCACCGGGCTCGTAGCCGGCTTCCTTGAGGAGTTCCTTGGACTTCTCGGCGTCGTACTTGAACTGCTCGCCGTCCGCGTAGTACTCCTTCTTGCCCGCCATGCCCGGGGGCATCATCGAGTTGGCCGGAACACGGGTGACGCCCGGAAGCTCACCGCTGGCCAGCCAGACCGACTCGTACGGGTAGGCCCAGGCCAGCGCCTTGCGGACCTCGAGCTCCTTGATCTTGGTGTAGTCCGGCGACCAGAAGCTGGTGCACTGTGCCGACTGCTGCACCAGGCGGTCGCCGAGCTCGGCGTCGGCCTTGGTGTAGTT of the Nocardioides sp. genome contains:
- a CDS encoding ABC transporter ATP-binding protein codes for the protein MGGQEIVGLGESGMRKLRGNAMAMIFQDALAALHPFYKVGAQLAEAYLVHHPKASKRDARRKAIDMLDRVGIPQPDRRVDDFPHQFSGGMRQRAMIAMGLINDPSLLIADEPTTALDVTVQAQILDLLQDLQREFNSAVVIITHDLGVIAEMADDVLVMYAGRCVEKGATKTLLTQPEMPYTWGLLGSVADVSSDPNARLIPIPGNPPSLLSPPSGCAFHPRCVYKDEVAGNLCATTLPDLLPTTGAGHLKRCHLPNPDAIYRRDVLPEIAPDLVEEQSR
- a CDS encoding ATP-binding cassette domain-containing protein, which gives rise to MTETPVARHSSPDGEPFLVVEDLTVRFPTEDGLVSAVTGLSYSLELGKTLGIVGESGSGKSVSSMAVLGLHDAEIQPDHRLDPGGRPGDRRPR
- a CDS encoding ABC transporter permease, with amino-acid sequence MFAYIVKRLLAGTVVLFLVSLSIFLLFWYGPASPAQPICDRETSNRCTPERLQRFEEAMGFNNSWVDEYGKYMKGVFVGREIEFGPGNVKPCAAPCLGYSYRTAQPVFSEMKERLPATFSVAIGGSFLYLALGIPIGIAAARRRGTLGDKLLVSSFLVVSSVPYYLFALLTWLFLTLKWEAPLIGNPGYNDFKLSNPWPWFSGLLLAWICLGIFGCTTYTRYARGSMVETLSEDYIRTAKAKGLPTRTVVYKHALRSALVPVVTIFGIEFGTLLAGTIFTEKIFGINGIGYWSLQAVTSKDLPVVSATALFSAAVLILSNLIVDVIYSILDPRVRLS